CACTCAAGGTATAATACTTACCGTCAAGCACTGTTTTAGATTCAACTACCCCCTGTATTCCAGTAACGTCATTATCTACAGCACCGAAATCAAAGAAGAGTGCAGGGATTTTCTTTGCACTACCTGACTGGTTTTGAAGCGCACTAAAATCATTGCTCGTACCCAAATTGAGCTTTTCCGCTATTGCTTTCTTTATAGAAAGATAGCTACTATTTGCATAGGTCAAGCCCTTACCATTGGAAATCCAGAATCCCAAAAGATAATCGTTTTGATTATAACCTTGTTTGTCTATTGCGTTATCCAAGCCTAAACCATGAATTGCATGATAGAATCCAAAGAGATAATTAACATTTTCTTCATCCGCTGTAGGAATATTCTTAGCTATAACACATTCTTCCAAGCGATTGTCTCCAGTATATTTCAACTTCTTATTAGTTGCCTCTTCCAGTGGAATAACCAAAGTATTATAAGTAATCAAAGACTTTCTCTTATGGAACACAGCACCAGGAACTTTAATATCTTCCTTCAAAGCCAAGATTACACCAGTATATGCAGGAATAACATCTTCAGAAGTATCAAAATTATTAATATTCTTCAATTTAAATCCTACGTGGTTATTTGCATCTGCAGCAGTAACCTCCGATACAACAAAGACATCCACATTCTTAGGACGCTTCCAAGCCGTTTTATCACTCCATGTTCTGAAGTATTGATAATTACCTTTATTCTTAATATTACGAACATTTTCCTCAGACATGTAAACTACATCTTTAAAATCACGAAGTTCCAAATCTCGGTTCTTTGAAATAGTATAGAAATATCTGTAAGATGAATTACCTCCCACAGTAGAAGTATAGATGTAGAATCTTACTGTCCAAGTACCAGCAGGACGGTTCCATATGATATTGAGATTTTCATCCGTACTTTCTGTCAGACCACTCTCTGTATAAGAAACCTCATTAGGATCAGAACGTGAAGCTTTATGACCTACTGGAGCAGTTTCATCATAAGGATAAATTGCTGCCTTATCCTCTGGATTTGTACCATTTTCAAACCAGTTGATTGCCTGTGTATGATTACCGACAAAGCGGAATGGCTTGTTCTTATTGTCTTCAGTAGTAGCTATGGTCAACTTATAGCAGTTCTCTGAAACATCAAAATCCATATCAGCAACATCAGAACCCCAATTCCATTCACCATCTGCAGTAGTAGTACCAGGAATAGCTGTACCTACCATTGAGAGGGAAGTAATAGTTTTACGACCTGTACTTAGAACCTCTCCACCAGTATTTCCCCATAACTCATTATGATTATTATTGCCTTTATTGCTATTAAATTCCCATGACGAAACACCTACAACATCATCATTTAATTTAAAAGTTCCATTTTTAGCATTAATTTTGTTGTCTGTGGTTTTTAGAGGCTTACCTCCATTACCCCACAAGAACAACTTTGGATAAGTAGAAAGAATATTTTCCAGATACACTACTTGATTTTTATACTCATCAAAAATATTTTCTTTCTTATCTTGATTCATTGCATTAGAAATCGCATAGAACTCAGAGCCCTCTTGTGCATACAAATTACCATAAAATTTACCAGCATAGAAATTTCCTTGATCGGATAGTACATTATAATTTTTTCTGTCAGAAGTTAAAGTCATAGCTGTAGCCTCCTCATCTGTACTCAGATAATAAGCAACACGCTTCATATCATCATATTTGATTGTCAACGAACTTGGCTCTTTCTTAAGATGGCCAATTGTAAGATAAATAGTATAAGAACCATCTTGACCACCTTCGGTAGTTTTTGTTCTACGGCTTTTCATATTCCAGTAGTTTCCATCTTTTTCTGAAATATCCTCACTTTTTTCCAAATTATTAAAGACGAGAGTTGCTGTATGATCCTCACCCATTACAGGATTAGTATTATCAATAATAGTTGTGGAATTCTTACCAGGGCCATAAACAGCAACAGGAGTTCCTGTTGCGTCCACACTCATTACCTGAGCTTTTGCAGTAAGAGTTGCAGGAATTTGCACCATATAAACGGCATTATCTTCTGCATCTTTTTTTTGCTCCTGGAATTTAAACACAGCATCTTTATAGTTGATTGTTTCACCATCAAAGTTGAAGAAGTTACCTACAAGATAATAACCCTCGCTGTATTTACGATTTGCAATTGGATTTTCACCAGAAGGAGTAGGAGGAGTTACAGTACCACTATCTTTTTTCTTACCATCAACCCATACTTTTGTTTCGCCTTTAATAACAACATGAATAGTAATGTACTCATAAGCATTTTTATCAAAAGAAACCTTCCAGGTATTACTGGACGAAGTTCCTTGTTCAGCACTTTTATATAAACTTGAGCCCCCTTCCTCATTAATTTCGAGAAGTTCACCATTCATTGAAGGGTAAAACTGTTTTTGGGGCGAGCTGTTAACACCTACTCGAAAGTAAAATTCATCAGCGCTATTACTTTCGATTTTAATTTTATAAGTATCACCGGACTCCAAATCCATTTTATGATTACTAGGGATATCGTAGCTTCCCCCGGCACCATTGATGCTTTCAGCTGTCATTAAATAAACATCATCGGCTGCCTTTACCGTTTGCGATATGGACAATAATGCCCAAACCGCCATTAAAAACATAAAAAATCTTTTCATCTTTTATTTATTTAGTTAAGTTATTATTTATATATTGTTCTAAGCTTCTTTGAGCAGCTAGATGACCTTGTACTTTTCTGTTAGGTAATCATCACTTCTTTTAGGAACTTATACGCTATTTTTAACTTTGTCTATTTTTTAAGATGAACATGCTTTTAGCAATATCCATTACTTAGTTAGAAACTTTTATTATACTTACTTTATTGCGGCAAAATTAACTTTTTTTTCCGAAACCTGCACATTTTTCCTCTAATTTTATACATATATTACCATGCAAACGTTTGCACAATCGGCATTTTTTAGCCAATTCCCTTTGTTATTCCGAATAAAATGATTAGCTTTGCAAAAGCAAATAGGCTGATAAGGTATTATCACCAGAAACTTAAAAGAACAAACCATGGCAGAATTGAAATTATATCCAGTAGGAATCCAGACTTTCGAGGAAATCATCACCCGAAATCTGCTGTACGTTGATAAGACGGAATATGTCTATCGCATGACTCATAGCGGAGGAAAACATTTCTTCTTAAGCCGTCCACGCCGTTTCGGAAAGTCACTATTGGTTTCTACCTTTAAGAGTTATTTTCTGGGAAAGAAGGAACTCTTCAAAGGACTCGCTATTGAAAAGTTGGAAAAGGACTGGACGGAATATCCTGTCCTGCATTTCAGCATGGCTGGCGGTAAACACATGGAGAAAGACCAGCTGGAAAGATATTTGGATTTCGAATTGAATAAACTGGAGAAACTTTTTGGTATTGATACTCCACGTCAGGATCCTAATACCCGTTTGGCAGATTTAATTATTAAAGCTTATCAGCAAACTGACAAGCAGGTGGTTGTACTCATTGACGAGTATGATGCTCCCCTACTTGATGTTGTGCATGAAGATTCTCATTTGAAAGATTTGCGCAATGTGATGCGTAATTTCTATAGTCCTTTGAAGGATTGCGAACCTATGCTTCGCTTTGTTTTCCTGACAGGTATCACTAAATTTTCGCAGATGAGCATCTTCAGTGAACTCAATAATATCACCAATATCAGCATGGATCATGAGTACGCTGGAATCTGCGGTATTACCAAGGAGGAATTGGAGACTCAGATGTCAGCAGATGTTGATGCTTTGGCAGTTAAGATGAATCTAACCCGAACTCAGACTCTTGATGCATTGCGAGAGTTTTATGACGGTTATCATTTTGCAGCTCAGTCACCAGATATTTTCAACCCCTATAGTCTGCTGAATGCTATGGCTAAAAGTAAGTTGGATTATTATTGGTTTACTTCTGGCACACCTACCTATCTGATAGAAATGCTTAAGAAATTTCAGGTAATGCCTTCTGATATAGGACGTTGTGAGGCTGACAAGTCAGACTTTGACGCACCGACCGAAATGATGGTGTCCATCATGCCTTTACTGTATCAAAGTGGTTATATAACTATAAAAGGATACGACCCTGAAACTGAGCTTTTCACGCTTGATATCCCAAACAAAGAAATCCGTGTTGGATTATATCGTAGTCTCTTACCTAATTATATAGGTATGACTACGCCTAAGGGAGCAACCACCATCGCAAAGATGTCGGCTCTTATTCGCCGTAATGATATGAATGGTGCTTTGCAGATGCTTCAAGCTTTTCTTGCCACGGTTCCGTATTGCAACAATGCGGATTCAGAGGGGCATTATCAGCAGATGATGTATGTGATATTCTCTATTCTTGATAATTACGTGGACGTAGAAGTTCGCACTCCGTCAGGAAGAGTGGATATGGTACTGAGAACAGCTACGCATCTCTATCTCTTTGAGTTGAAACTCAATAAGGATGCAGCTGCAGCGATGAAGCAGATTGACCTCAAGGAATATCCTAAACGTTTTGCTCTATGTGGCTTGCCAATCGTAAAGGTAGGCATCAACTTTGATGTCGCTACACATAATATTACAGATTGGAAAATAGAAGACGTGATGTAAGCCTAAATATTCCGACAAAAACACCTGAGCAGCGAAATGATGCTCAGGTGTTTTTTATATTTGATTATTTTAAATCACAGCTGCTCCATATACTGCGCACACATTTCGGCACAGCGCTCTCCATCCACGCCTGCTGAAACGATGCCACCAGCATAGCCAGCTCCCTCACCACAAGGGAAGAGACCCTGGATGCGGACATGCTGCAAGGTTTCACGGTCGCGAACAATGCGAACCGGAGAAGAGGTGCGAGTCTCCGTCGCTATCAGTATCGCCTCATTGGTCAGAAATCCATGCGCATTCTTGCCGAATGTCTTGAATCCTTCCTGCAGACGCTTGCTCACAAATGACGGCATCCAGAAATGAAGCGGACTGGATACCAGAC
This is a stretch of genomic DNA from Segatella hominis. It encodes these proteins:
- a CDS encoding ATP-binding protein, with product MAELKLYPVGIQTFEEIITRNLLYVDKTEYVYRMTHSGGKHFFLSRPRRFGKSLLVSTFKSYFLGKKELFKGLAIEKLEKDWTEYPVLHFSMAGGKHMEKDQLERYLDFELNKLEKLFGIDTPRQDPNTRLADLIIKAYQQTDKQVVVLIDEYDAPLLDVVHEDSHLKDLRNVMRNFYSPLKDCEPMLRFVFLTGITKFSQMSIFSELNNITNISMDHEYAGICGITKEELETQMSADVDALAVKMNLTRTQTLDALREFYDGYHFAAQSPDIFNPYSLLNAMAKSKLDYYWFTSGTPTYLIEMLKKFQVMPSDIGRCEADKSDFDAPTEMMVSIMPLLYQSGYITIKGYDPETELFTLDIPNKEIRVGLYRSLLPNYIGMTTPKGATTIAKMSALIRRNDMNGALQMLQAFLATVPYCNNADSEGHYQQMMYVIFSILDNYVDVEVRTPSGRVDMVLRTATHLYLFELKLNKDAAAAMKQIDLKEYPKRFALCGLPIVKVGINFDVATHNITDWKIEDVM